In Telopea speciosissima isolate NSW1024214 ecotype Mountain lineage chromosome 10, Tspe_v1, whole genome shotgun sequence, the DNA window TAcaaaaacggatttcggctattcatttacacccccaATCAAGGATAAGGAATAATAATATTGTCATTTATTGTACATCCTAATTATTTCGGATCCAAATCCTCAACTGCCGAGCTGTCTGACAGGACCGTgttgcccagacacggtgctgcgtgcaatgaccgccttatccccactcgggcaaggcgtttgggcaggggtaaggtagaCATTACGCgcaacaccgtgtctgggcagcacggtcctgccaggcagctcggtagtagaggatccaaattgaattATTTCGCACCGCTTTACCCTTGATGAATGAAACTGGAATTTGCAAACAGAAAATCTCACTCCAAGAATTCTCAGTTTTGAACCTTTGATCCGGAGGCCCTGTTCTATCCACTAACCATGTAACAAAATGATGGGTGGAATGGTGCGACGCTGTAAGAACCGGTGTAAGGCACTTGGGCAGGATAAGGCAATCAAAACACGTCACTCTAGCGCTACCCATGCAGCCCAGCTGCCCGGATGCACAGGATCCAGGTCTATTTCTATTTGTTAATGAATGCAGATAAACTGAACAAAATCTAAAATCAACAACCCTTGAGTCCTGCCACATCATCTCCTTTCCATTTGTAACCCCAAGCAACCAAATCATGTCCTTTCTtcgtaaatatatatatatatatatatgccacCTAAATGGTCTCTAAACTGTTTCATAGTTCACGGCCATTTTGGCTCACTGAGAATTTCCTCTTTGGGTAAAAGGATTCTTttacaccccaaaaaaaaaggattcttGCAAATTTGGAGATCATCTGGCAGTTGACCAAGAGTTCAAGACgcatttgtttcttctactTATTTTTCCTATTCTTTTGCCCGTAGAACCATACCGTATGCATAAcagaactttattttttttccttagaggagaaagaatataaaatccgggagaaaagagaaaaaagatagaaaactcccaccttcggcattgccatcaacagGGGAAATCTGATCTCCAAATTACAACATTAGCAAAATCGGAACCTGGACTTTCCCACTACATCCCAGTGAAGGTCCTCTTTAACCGATTTTAGGGAAACTATAATCAGTTGAAGTTGAGCCGAGTTTTGTTACCTCTTTTGCTAAGAAATCCAGAATTGGATTTGCTTCTTTAAAACAATGTGTAAAGTCCTAAAATCAACTTCCCAATTCCCAAAGTGATCATAAAAACCCATCTGATAATAACCTCTGATGGATGCGCAACACCCTCATATCATCTAGTGTTTCGTTGCCACCAGATATAAAATGGAATTAAGACCACAAATCCGCAATGGTTTGCACCCTCAAATTAGTGTTGTACTTGCATCCAGTTGACTGCCTACAATGAAAGATGTTGTACATATTACATATCAGGTAGAAGAGAATTTAAAACAACCATACAATCAAAGgaattttcaaaacaatttTCGTAGGGATAATAGTTACAATCCATGAAATTATGGAGGCTATAATTTTGCTTCCTCctcattttttaccatttacaaattcttcttcttttttctttttaagataGGTATATTCTATGGGGGATGGAGGGGAAATGAGAACCAAGAGACTTGAACCCAAAAGACCTCCTAGAAAGGGCATCGGGCTCCTCTCCTAAGAGCCCAGCGCTCAAGACAGATTTTATCACCGATTCCCCATTTAAAACAGTGGGAGGAATGAAATGAGCTTTTAAGTTGAATTGAGTGGGAAAAACgttttcaaaaaaattcttATGTGTTGCCATGAAAGCAAAACAAAAGGGTAATACTTTTACTCATCAGTACTTTTGTTAAATAATGATGATTCACTTAAAAACAAGGACCTGTTCATCTTCTTCCAGAAaggacaaaacaaaaaaaaaacaaaaaaaacatttcaaaactCTTAGTATGTAGTAACATGAATTTTCACtattttaatcttaattttgAAAACTAATCAATCAATTAGTAAGTAAAATACATTTCAATTAGCTGCTTGGAGATTATGGGCGAACCCTACTTCTTATTGGGCAAAATTCCTAAAGTCCAACAACTTCCCCCACTGTGATTTTATGTAGGCTAAGATTGATAATCGCTCCTCTTGGGGTTGGAGGAGTCTCCTGCTAGGAAGGGATGTTCTACAGGAAGGGCTAATTTGGAAGGTTGGTGATGGTTCAAAGATTAGGATTTGGGAGGATAGGTGGGTCCCCTCCTTGCCAAACTACATGCTCCAGTCTTCGAAGCCGGAGGGGTGTGCTCTGTCAATGGTCGTTGATCTCATTGACCTGACTACTCGTATGTGGAATCGTAACTTGCTTCAGTCTACTTTCCATCCGAATGATGTTAAAGCTATCCTCAAAATCCCCCTTAGTATCTTTCCTGGTGAGGACCAGAGGTATTGGGGGGCTTCTAAAGATGGCCGGTTTTCAATCAAGCCTGCTTATCGTTTCCTTGctaggaaggaggaggaagaaggctACACCAGGGCCTCAACGTCTAGATCAAGGCAGTGAGAGCAAATTCCAGACATGGTGTGGAATCGCATTTGGTCCATTCAAACCCTCCCAAAGATCAAAGCTTTTCTTTGGAGAGTTTGTAATGAAGCGGTGGCTACTGGGGCTGGGTTGCACTCGAGGCAGATTAGTGTAGATCAGAGTTGCATGAGATGTGGTACTTCCCCTGAAACCGGTGATCATCTTTTCGATTGCCCTTTTGCGCGCAATGTTTGGTTTGGGAGCCCGCTGCAGTTCTCCCCCCCGAGTGATACGCCCCGCTTAGCTCATTGGATTCGGGGTTGGGACTTTTGGCTCAAGCAGGATAAGAGGCTTGCTCGGGATTCTCTCTCTCGTGCCTCCTTTCTCTGTTGGTATCTTTGGCGTGCTCGAAATGAGTTGACCTTTAATGGTAAGACGTGGACTCCTAGTGATGTTCTTCAAATGGCTGATAATGCTTTCCTGAAATTTCTTAATGCTGTCCAAAGGCCGGGTGATCACTCTACTCCTAATGCTGGTGAAAATCCACACTATTGTGCCCATTGAAACCCCCCTCCGATGGGTACTACAAAGTTGAACTGTGATGCGGCGCTTTTTAAGGGTGCCGAGAAAGGTGGTTTGAGTGTAATTTGGAGAGATCATACAAGGGCTATCTCGTTGGCTAGGTCCCTTCCTCTTCAGTTTGGTTCGATCATCCAAGGAGAGGTGTTGGCCATTCGTAGTGCTTTGATTGCTGCTTTGGAATTGGGGCTGGACAACATTGATGTGGAATTTGATAGTAGAGATGCGATTCGATTTATCGATGGTGAGCAAGCTTTAGTTTGGGAGGTGGAGGATCTTGTTTCTAATGTATCTAAGcttgcttcttctttctccaacattgccttttcttttgttcccaGGACTCTGAATAGCATTTCAGATGCCCTAGCAAGGAAGGCCCTGTCACTTGGGTGCGTGACAGATTGGCCAAACTCCATTTGGTGGCTTCAGGATCTCTATGTGAATGATGCTGCTGCTTGTATCCACccctctcatcaataaattccctgtttaccaaaaaaagtaaTAGTTCATAAGCTACTTTGATTAGAAAAgatatatttgaaaaaaataagattaaaaatgatatctctctctctctctctctcatagacTCATGATTAATGGGGGAATTTCAGTTGAGGTTACTTTCTTTGTTAATCATTGCAAGACCTCAATGAGGACTTGGTAAATTTGGGCCGCTAGAAACATGGTTTTAAATATCGGTATCGTGTCAGTGTACTGgccaatacatatcgatattgGCTGAATGTAATATCGATGTacaatcacttttttttttggtagaagaaataCAATCAGTTGATACAGTCAAAAAGATaattttttaaacccaaaaacgACCTTTTGATATAGAGCCAATTCAACCAACTGACAAGTGTACACATATCGATATCTGTAGTGACCGATACCATCGCTAATATAGTGACTTAAAACCTTGGCTAGAAGGTTAATTGACTTCAagaccacacaccaatcccaaaagattaatCGACTTCCagtggatatacacaacacacaacacataatgttgaaaccaaaattttccCAATGTTACTTCTTTCGCAATATgcaaaaaaaagtgaaaaatctttaatcccacattggtttTGAAAGAGAGTGAAGTGAGGTTTTTATACTGTAATGAAAACTATAAGTTCAGGTTTCCATGAAAAAATTGTCATCATAGTCACTTATCTTCAAGGTCGGGTGTTATTTTCACAAACCTTACCTAAGTTGAGGTAGGTAGAGTATCTATGtggagtccggatcctctacttctgtTCGTCCGTACTTCTGTGTGTGCCCTACATACAATGAGAcgcaatgaccgtcttacccgcACAAGTAGAGGATGTCGATTCATCTATGTGTGAGTGGTTTCCGTTTTGCTATCTGCGGAGCTTAATTATTTCAAGACAAAAACTTTACCGACATGCCACGTTTAGTAGTTTTTACCCACGTCGGAGACACGCGTTGGTACCAAACATCCGTGGTGACCTTTTTTTATGTCTTTTCTTTATAAGAAAGACATCTCTTGACTCATTTTGGATTGGTGTTTTCAAGGGGTGTCTCTCttctatatgtagatgacattctTCACACTTCACTTCAAATATGATTTTTTCTTAGTGTCTTACACCTTCCTCACTCAGTCTCTCATATTCTCACCCTGTTTGCCTTTTGATTTTACTGATTTTGAAAAGTATTCTGAGTTTCTTGTACTTGTTTATTGAACACAATCAAGTGTGTCCCAACATAGTCCAGTAAGTGAGTGCAACAACTACCGAAAGGGTTTACATGGTCATTTCATCTTAGAAATTGATTCACAAAGAACACGTATTGCACCATAAGGATCACACGACTCAGCCCATCTTCAATCTCTTATTTGTAGCATTTTTGTTGCAGCCTTGCAGTACTGAGTAAATGTTATTGTGCTTGATGGAGTAATCTTTCCTATTGCTCGTAATCACAATGGTTTAAGGTATTGGAAATCGGATGAGCGGATACCGATCCAGATCACCTTGAATCGGTTCGAATAAGATGGGATCCtgctttttaataaaaattgattttcaatacttttttttacttttggtcATACCAGTGGATCGATATCAAATTGCTCAATATTCAAGATTGGCCTTGGttgataccaatccgatccagGCGAATCGATTGATTTGATCCCAAGATTACAAACTATGGAAGTCACTACGAGGCATGTTTTTTAGCAGATAAATAAGTCTTATATTCTCAAATTTATTGGTGTTGTTTACAACATGTTATGACATGAATCACAATCCTTAGAAATTTGGTCATGTATTCTTCCTTCATCCATGGAAATAAATAGATCATGGATGTTTAATTTTATATTGGATCCAAATCTAAGgcagcatttggtatgcattctaggaagctttctaagttgattttgcattcttgagtgatgaaaatagttatttttgtcatctaaaaatgcaaaatcaacgtagaatgcattccaagaatccataccaaacacaacctaaatttAGATCTCTTCCCCTGGCATAAAGCTTTATTTTGAAAACATTAAATCATTAAGTGGTCAAACCCCTTTGTTATGATTGATCAAAACCATCATTCGTATAAAGAATTCCTACAACAAATATGAAGGCATCAAATTACATTAACATCAACACTAAAAATACCACAAAAATAGCTCATGAAGGGGTAAGGTGGGAACCACCAATCGTTCCCAATTAAAATATCTTATTCACTAAATCAAATAAATTTATGCTTCGTAAGATTTCTATATCTTCAGTTTCCTACTTTCATTCTTCATAATAATAGTTAAAAAAGGAGTCAACACACATTTAGTTTTAATCCATGGTGTCATCCATGAATATTGTTGGGACTGTTATTATTGGATAATAGAAttacggaaaattatctcctccagttctttGCTCTGTCCAATTCtccagtgcctgtaataagggggagtggatcccatctcggaaggggtagggtggtctttgccccccttattacaggcactggggAAACTGGGTCAGGTAGGGCAcggaggggacaaagatccctAGAACTACCGTTGTTTTATCTTTAGGGTCATTTTAGACGTCACTATGCTcagtgaagtataacgcttcactatttcCCATTTGTCAATCATAGGTTAATCCATGACATTGAAAACCCCATATAaatctcaatggccaaattttagtccaacaTAAGCATGAAAAGTTGCTCGAACtctaattcaaagttttagaaaaattaccaaaatgcatgccatcaaatggagataGATATAAAATGCataatgacatcttttgtaattttaaccACTCAccctactcattttaagctgaaattataGTTGTCTGGTCTTCTATAACAtcgactaacccatgtactatcatgtggtaaatagtgaagcgttatacttcaGTAGGCATAGTGATGGGAAAaaacctttatttatttatttatttattttcaattctAGGATGAGATATtgtcccctccccctccctcctccctcctccctcctccctcctcccttcccttcccttcccttcccttcccttctttttcttttatgataTGAAGCTTGTAGATGTTTTTGTATCACGAACGTTTGCATGTGAGATAGAAGTATAtatccaaaaaagaagaaaagaatgcaAAGATAGACATCTACTCTATCTTTTAACTAGCTACAAATTAAAGACAAACCCAATTTCTTATACTTTAAAATACATATTATTAATTAAGTAGTGACAGCTAGCCTTGATATCTTCTCATTGTATGGGGCCACTTTGGGTTTCCTATGGTTTAAAGGTTGACAGATAATATAGGAATGATGGTCATTTGTGTCTGTAAAGTGTAAACAattggaggagggggggggggggtcatcATAGGGTGATTCATTTGGCATCTTATGGTTCTTTTAGTACGTTGTTGTTCAGAGTTTTAGTTGTTGTTTGTCATTTGGCATTGATCAAAGCCCTTCCTATCGGTCGGTTTCAATTTTTACGGGACAAGCTAAAGATCCACTGTTCAGACTCTTTATCTTAAGAGGGTGTATTAACCAATATAGCCTTCCTTCTTCTCGAAACGCTATATTGATTTTCTCAATTTGAGTAGGTTATTCTCTTTCTAAGTATAACCCAGATGCGATATGAAAACCAaatctattatcacatgtggaatTCTACCTTAAAAGGGTTTCTCTTGTATTCTATATAACTTATGGAACCGATACAATTCACATGGAATGAAATACAGATCTCATATCAATTACTGTTACCCCTTGAAGAAATGTCAAGAGAAGGTGCATGAGGGTTCTATTAATCCAGTTTCAGATTCCTCGGCTTTGAATACACAGGTAGATGATTTTGATGAGTTTAAACTAGAAAATTTATTTATGGAGAAGGCATCAGAGCATTTCACCTCTCTGGTGTGCTCTGAGGATTTGTCTATTCCTCCTACTATATATTTCCCTTGTGGAGCAACCTTCTGCTCCTCCTATGCATGATGTATCTACTGCTGTAGATGAGCCTCTGTCTTTAGATCCTAAGATGACCCGACATGACAACCCACATCTGGAACCAATCCATTTATCGGCCGATTTCCTTGGTATTAAAATTTATAGACCCAAGAAAGAAAGTGGTGATTGATCATCAACATTTTAATACCCCTTTCTTTTGAGAACCCTAGCTATGTTATTCTTGGATCTTGGAGAGTACGTGTCTCTGTTAATTTTGAGGGGGTTTATTTTTGCAGTGGTTTGGCCCCAGAAGAAGGGTGTGATACTATTGGGGGAGAAGGGGTTTTTAAGTGTGTATGGAGTTGGCTTTCCAATCTTTGGGTTCAAAGGAGTCTTACGGCCATGTTTGTaagttaagaaaagaaaaaattttaaaaaaaaaaaatttgaatttgaaaagaaagatagacacataaatcaatgaTTGCGTATTATAATTACTCAACACCCTAGTGAAAGAGATTCAATCCTCCTGACTCAATTTGTTGGTTAGTTAGTTGGTTAATTGAGGGATTAATATGAGTGATGTGTGATGACATTAAGTACATGACATCATCGATCCTATGCATGGAGAGGACATTAAAGCATTCCTATCATCTGATCTCAAAGCGGGCAAGTTTCAATTTTACGAAAATAAAGTGTAAAAAATATTAGGCtctctttgatttgatttcgaGAATTATTTCAGGAAGTGCTTTCAATTTTGGAAGGTGTTTGGTATAATTATTTGCACTATATTTCTATAAAATTatgggttttttataattatcatTTCAAAATCTTTTGTATGTATTATTaccccccaaaaactttgaaacaactgttaccctcccaTGTTACATACTAATAACCAACTAGCTTCCACCGTTACAGATCCGTAACGGAAGGGGTTAATCGTGAGAGTGTGTCcttgtcacggattttttaggatcaaaatacccttatgttaaaacaaaataaactttAAAGGTTTATTttcttcacttcctcttcacttcacctGCACTTCATCGtcttcacttcctcttcacttcataTGTTGCAGCAAACCGGAGGAAGAACTTCATCGACGGCGCTAGAGCACCCATCCCCTCTTCTCATTCGGCTCTCTATTCGTCAGCGGCGCTAGAGCACCCATCACCAAACCGGAGAGCTTCTATTTGTCTAACTCAAATTCAGTGGAGGTGTGTTTCTCCACATTAATACAAGCCCACTTGAAGAAACCTCTTTATCAAAACCCATTCTTAAAATCCGATGGAAGTAGCCTCATAAACCGACTCTATAGAAACAACAAATtgattaacccaaaaaaataaaacaacaacaaatggaaagaagccatACATATATTATGCCAACGGAGACAATTGAAGCAAGCAAGTCAAATGCTAGATATTTTAGATCATTTTTAATCAGCTTCAATATATTCTTCTCTTCTACAACTATGCCTTCAACAACGAGCACTCTAGGAGGGCAGAAGGGTCCATAACCACATTAAGAGTTCAGTTTTTGAACCTGTTGTTtatctgcaatcgcctccttGAAAAGTAATAGAAGTGTGACAGCCTGGTCTATGCCCAGAAATTGTTTGATGAAATGACTGACAGGGATTTGTGTTCTCGAAACATCATGATTGCGGGTTATGCAAAGATAGGTCAGCTTAATAAAACTCACCAACTGTTCGAAGAAATGCCTGATAGGGATAATTGCTCTTGGAGTTCAATGATTTCTGGGTATTCTCGCAATGACCAGCCCAGGGAAGCTTTGGAGTTGTATGGACCGAGAGGTTGTTTCATGGACTACGATGATAGGAAGATACGTTCAAAGTGGGAGGAACAAAGAGGGGTTTGAGTTATTCACTAACCTTTTGAGATCAAGGGTCAGACCTAATGAATTTACATTTGCTGGGATTTTGACTGCTTGCTCAACTCATGCTGCAGAAGATGTTGGGAAACAGGTCCATGGGCACATGACTCGGATTGGGTTTGAACCGGTCTGATTTGCTGCTAGTGCTCTTGTCCATCTGTATTCGAAGTGTGTAAACATTGAGAGTGCTTGGTCGTTCTGGCCGATTTGAGAAAGCTGAAGAGATTATTGATAATATGCCAATGAAGCCTGATAAGTTCTTATGGGCATCATTACTTGGTGGTTGTAGAATTCATGCAAACCTTAGACTGGCAAAACGAGCTGCAGAGGGGATGGGTGTTGTAGCACCGCCGATGAAGTTCGGGGATGGGTGCTCTAGCGCCGTCGACGAAGTTCTTCCTCCGATTTGCTACAACaggtgaagtgaagaggaagtgaagaTGATGAAGTGCAGGTGAAGTGAAGACGATAAACCTTTGAAGTTTATTTCGTTTtgacataagggtattttgatcttAAAAATTCCGTGACAATGGTACATTCTCACGACTAACCCCTTCCGTTACGgatctgtaacggtgggggccagttggttattagtatgcaacaagagagggtaatagttgtttcaaaattttgttggggggtaatagtaaatatgaaagattttgggatgataattataaaaaactcATAAATTATTGAAATGAGAATTATACCACTACgccaaatcccaaaaaaaaattacttaatttggagggaattgaaccCGACGTGAATCGAACACGCAACCTTCTGATCTGGAGTCAGACGCGCTACCATTGCGCCACGGATCCTTGTGAAGACGATATCTTGCTTCTTTTATAGTGACTCATATAGAACTTTTGATTAAACTTGGCTGGTGATTATTGATTTAACTCCGATAGTCTATGGAACTCTGGCTTAAAAGTTAAGTATTTTCGTAATGTCTCTTCTTAGATAATCGGTGAGACTTTTCTCTTCCATTAATTGTTCTTGAGGCATCCTGAATTCTATTTGGTGAGTGATCTTATCAGCGATAGGATTTGGAATCTCAAGGTCATTTATAGATTTTTCCTCAACATATAGCATCTTCTATCACTAAAATTTATCTTTCTACAAATCAAACTATGGATTAGTAGTGTTGCCCTATTAAGAAAACCGGTATATTATCTACTAAAATGCATTTTCTTTTATATCTAGAGATTAAGGGCTTCTCTTCTTCCATTATGGTAATTTGGCTGCCTGTAAGTGATGGAAGTGTATGTGGAAACTCAATattcatcctaaatttaaattgtttttataGAGAATATTAAATAGTCGAATTCCAACTAAAATTAGAAGCTTATAAACCCTGAGATTGCTCCAAGGAATCCATTATCTCCGAACAACTCCGGTGAATTTCTTGTCCGCCGATATATTCACTTTATCTAGTAAAATTCCTTCAATGGCAGAGAAGATAGTTGTATAATCTTTTCGTCTCTCACAAAATACACACTCCTGGATGGTAAAGAGTAATCCCAAAACGTAAGACTAGAACCCTCAAAATTCTTATCACTTGTAACTACTACCATTAGGTAGTTTCCCACTTTCCCTCATGGATAGGGAAAATACACTAACCACCTTTTAGCAAaactaaattaagtgatgtggCACTTTGGGCCACATCAGCCAACAAGTAGCACTATTATTGGGTAGAAAATCTTTAGAGGTTTGGTTGGATTCAGAAAACTTTGATTCAATTGATCATGTAGATCAAGCGGATTTTGTCTGAGAGCATAACCCCTGTACTCAGACACACGGTGggatgaaatgaccgcccccaCCCCcaagaaaggtgaaaatcccacTCCCGCTGATGCCTCcatgcacactctcattggccctcccTCTGGCACAAGGGTCACACTCCCAACAAAAGAGAACTCTTCCCCTTTGAGTTGTATTCTAGCAAGGAAGGTTAGGATGGGGAAAGTTAGGATGTCTATTAATATTGATTCTAAAGAATTTAGGAATCTTTACGTTAATGATATTTTTCTTAGGGTAAAATTTTTCTCCATCCATAGAAGACGGTTCACCAACCGTTGAAGGATTCACAAATctctcctagggttttaatatgtttcAAAATATTCTCCCAATTAAAACCTTTTCCTGACTTCTTCTGcggatcccattcactgtgaTTGGATGGAAATTCggccctttttcttttatttccattaaaaatAGAGTGGTTGGTCGCAGCATGACCGATATTTTCATCAAATGCATCGTTAACCGCAATGGTTAAATCTTAACCATTGATTTCTATGGAATGAGATCTTAACCGTTAAGTCTATTTTAATAGTTACTGGTTATTACCTCCCACAGCCGGTTATTTTAATGCATATTTTATTAGATATCGAACatgactcttcttcttcttcgccaGCCAAGTTCCAATTTCAAAAGGGAACAAAGAACTAatagaatcaagaagaagatcgATCCATGCGATTAACGAAAGAGTTACAAACCAAATCAGAAAATCTATgaggtaaaaataaaaataaaagagcagAAAGATAGAAGAGGTGATGATATACAATCCTAAATTGAGAGTTGAGAAGGTGGAGAGGGCAATTTATTTTatagagaaagaggagaaacatTGGTCACCTGCAACACCGCCCCCTTTCCTCCACCGCCGCCCTCCTTGCAATTTCtaacccttcttcttcacagAATACCACCGCCTACCCTCTGCAACTCCCCCAACCCATCTGCAACACCGCCCCCTTCGCTCCTCCCACCTCCGCCCTTCCTGTGTATTGTCGGTGGAAAGATggagtttttatttatttattattattatgaaagGGAAGATGGAGTTTGGATTAGCTGGTTAAGGGTAAAATATTGAACGGTTAGGATCTCATAATATATAatcaatggattagattaaTCAATTGCGTTTATTGTTGCGTTTGTCCGTTGTGCTCATGGTCACTTCTAGTGCATGGTCACTtctagtgcacggtatcggaatgggtatcggtaACCCGAAAAATGATATGGTATCGAATAGGTATGGTCTATATCGGATTGGTTTCGGCCAAAAGGCTGAGTCAGCATACTTTCTTGGTATCGGACCCGTATtgaccaaataaaaaataaagggaagcagttttctgtacgggagtgtggcctactctagcactcccatgtgtctatctctctcctccttaaaacaaggggaaaaatgtgtcttttcacatggggaggagagagatagactcgtgggagtactggcgtaggccacactcccagacagaaaactttttccataaataaataacaaaaaattctaaaaaatcctataaataaaaaatataatatttgtTCAAAAATACTATAAAGTCAATTACTTTTGTATGATAAATGCAAACAATCACTTGATATTTGTATTAATATTTAATAGTGACATATCACGttgaatttcatattttttgcaattaaaatcataaaattcaaaatttatcaTGGAAATTACTTGTAATTTTCAGTTttaactttttagaaaaaccaattgaagaggagaaaaatctAGAAATTTCAGTCATTCAACCATCTCGTtcaataggttttttttttttttttttaatgcaagtgtaatcacacaccaatcccgaAAGATTAAC includes these proteins:
- the LOC122643626 gene encoding pentatricopeptide repeat-containing protein At4g37170-like; the encoded protein is MTDRDLCSRNIMIAGYAKIGQLNKTHQLFEEMPDRDNCSWSSMISGYSRNDQPREALELYGPRGCFMDYDDRKIRSKWEEQRGKMLGNRVLGRSGRFEKAEEIIDNMPMKPDKFLWASLLGGCRIHANLRLAKRAAEGMGVVAPPMKFGDGCSSAVDEVLPPICYNR